ggtcgcattacgtcaaacccatccgacctaAGCCGACCACgtcatgacgtaggtccgtcaactgcctaggaatcaatcgCCAATCGGGTGTACATAATACTAGAAGACTcgactccattgcgccaaaattcgtttatcgcgtgggaaccgtacattttccggaataaaaactatcctatgtccattcccgggacttaaagtatctccatgccaaatttcagcaaaatcggttcagcagtttaagcgaggtgacagacagagacactttttttatgaaataagggggcaaacgagcaaacgggtcacgtgatggaaagcaacttctgtcgcccatggacacacgcagcatcagaagagctgcaggtgcgttgccggccttttaagtgggaataggattacagggtaggggaggtaaggaagggaatagggaagggaagggtagagaattgggcctccggtaaactcactcactcggcgaaactgtttcacgccggttttctgtgagaacgtggtatttcacctgtcgagccggcccattcgtgccaaagcatggctctaccacgtaaaaaaactttctcatttataatattagtatggattttagtcTCACGCATACCGTTCGTTGTTTTGCATGACGCGTAGCGGTCTGCATTGACGTTTCATACACTTTGGTGTCGGTACCGACGGTCCGCGTGTGGTCAGCATGAGACGCAAGCTGCAGTCGGGATCGACTGCTCTAGAgcaacacgcggcccgcgaaCCTCTTATTTGCGGCCCGTGAATGTGTTATGAATAAGTTATATTATGACGTGTCAAAAACAgtgttttctaatattatgaGTAGTTTGCCTCTTAAGAACGTAGCTGTTTGTGTCATCGTGGGTTAATACGAGTATGAGGCCTGCGGCCCGCCTTTAGTTTGTTTTACCACCTTGTGGCCCTTGCCTGCCAAAAGGTTGCCGACCgctgctctagagtctagagcggtcgcgttgaaatttgcaccaaccgctcaagaactgctccaGCGcccgagcggtccgtgtattgcggatatgaatttaatatgaaaactgcagatcACCGCGCGAAGACCGCATTTTGCAGCCGGTTttgactgcaagatgcggtccgtctatggccggtcTAAAGGCTTATCTTTAGtgtcaagtttggttaggacaatgcaggctgatcacctgattgtctgacaagtaagatgatccatgcgtcggatggccatgtaaaaagtcggtcctgcgcctgatctctcgccagtcgtgtcggtcttccgtcccactgggttatgagagtaaaggaattgagagtgctcttgtatactgcgcacacacttgggcactataaaattactcctgcgtagctagcctggtttcataaaaccggccaccgtcaccgaaaccggtgtgggagctgttactattattattattgtcaattacTATAACGCCGTTAACGATAGTTACTTATCGTTAACGGCCGTTACCGCGGCCAAGAAGCCTTCGCCGATGAAAGGAAGGCCACAGATGATGCGAGATAAAACAACAAGCTGTTACAATTTTGATAATGTTAGTGTGCCAGGGCGTTCCGGTGGCTTGTAGCAAGTGATGTACGGTCGACAAAATACGTGTAGTACTTTTGAGTAACACCATAGTAACGAGATAGTAAAGTTACACAagcgacattttttttttaatttattccaaATTCTCGTACGagtactcctcctattttcttctgattaatttcattGCGGGTCCCaggacagctttagcatgtctcTCAGGCTCCCTGAGAGAAAAAGGGCTAAAGGGTTTACGTgtttggataccgctgtcgatcctggcgacacaggagataggTACAGTGGAGGGAATTTGTGGTGGGGCAAAGCCCGATTTAAAAAGCGACAAAAATGTAACGAAGCTTGAAAAAGGTTTCAGAGAAAACTTGAAGTTtactgtactatcagagaagatgttTCACATGTCTTAGGCAGATATTTGGACCTACAGCCAAGATCACGACTAACATATTTGAATTTACATAATCCGACTATGGATGCTAAGGGATAAGAATCTTCAACAAAAACTATGTagatacaaaactaagtgattaccACTCTAAAGAGTGTGTGTcccatagagttcactgtgaaagtaacagcgctaaaAAAGCTACTAtagtcaggagtcaggacaattaaaggtggcaccagcggtcattgatctTTCttgtctaggagctatgtgaaaaatactcgtactgcattctgttaacttaagaataaaattgaattcttgtaaACAAACAGACTATTAGGCTGTTTAGTTGTGTTGtagccgcagcggcagcggcacctcCATCGCGGTGGTGCTGCGGTGGTGCAGCTGCAatactcatccttgtatttctatgaacGCGGCGCCGCCGCGTGTAAGGGCaaatagaaatacaaggatgagtaatAGAGCCGGTACCGCCGCGGTGGCgatgccgctgccgctgcggcgtgtgtgtaaacagccaTATAGTTTCATCGGAAAACGTTTTGATTACCTCTtcgtatgataatctccaactatttatgagtttgaagtgatatTATTCATACTGTGTTCacatcgtgtatgcaaaatacgatatcatcctaagactagaaacatctgtcacttcattttCAATCGCAATTTGCATAGAAAACGACAAGTTTTTTGGCatggagtcaatgaccgctattgTTCTGAGACCGCTATAGACAGAATTTCGCGATTTGAGAATAATATAAaccctaagtattatcactttattatCTTACTTCTTATACCTAGTGTAAGTGTGGATGATGTCTATGAGACATTAAGAACAAACCAACAAAAGAATTCCTAGGTGCATCTCTAGAATCTAGGCACAAGGACTGCACCATAATTGTCTGGATCTAGGTCAACCTATTTCACAAGCTAAATATTCAAATCGTCGACATTTTTGCACGACTCTAGCCTGCTTCTCGCCTGGGACAGATATTTCATAAACGACCATTTTGTTAGTGATGACATGCCgaggttatacagggtgtaacaaaactaagtgtttgtttgtttgttggttcactgtgaaaaaaacagcgctgaaagagcaacttttttcaCCTATGTATGGAAAAAATTATGACGCGGGGGCTTGCCCTTACAAATCACAAataaattgctctttcagtgctgctactttattgtatatatacagaacacaccctaaagtatcacttagttttgttttttcaccttttaaagtaatatatattCTAATCAGTAATCATCTTACTAGCTGTTTACCATGACTTTGTTAGTCCAAAGCCGCAGGAATCGTCCGTTTTATATACTGATAGCGTATTATAGTTTCTCCCGAGTCCCGATTATGGTAGACCGCGCAAAAAAAGACAAAACGTCGGGAAAAAGAAATGCGCACCGCGATCTTTCCAAGTGTTTAATTCATTACCTAAgcgtttaataaataataataataataataataataatataactctttattgcacaccaaaatacagtacataatacgaaagatacaataatatatattactaattgatgtacaaaaggcgaacttattgctactaagcaatctctaccagtcaaccttttgtagCTACGATAGAAAATTGGGAATGATATAAAAATCGTGTAGGTGCGCAAACTAAACTAATACTAGTGCTTATATTACTAAAACTAAGACAAATTCTAAAACTATTACTAACTATTACTAAAACCAGGTCTATTTATGTTGGCagttaactataattattgatGATAAAGCAGAGATGTGACAGGAATAAGCTAGTGCATATTAAGAAAATGAGATTTaagtttatgtttaaaaatatttattgaaccgGCTCGTCGAATATCTAGAGGCAAAGTATTCCAAAGAGAAGCAGCACGAACAGCGAAAGATTTAGAATATAAAGAAGTAGAGTGCAGAGggatctcgagagtgagattgCTTGAAGAGCGTAATGTTAGCTGGTGAGTATCATGCAAAAATTTAAAGCGGTTTTTAAGGTAGGACGGGGAGGATGGAACAAAAAGGACGTTGTACAAAAGGGAGAGGACGTGACAGTCTCGACGCAAGCGAATAGGAAGCCATCGAAGCTTCCTCCGAAATTCTGTGACATGATCGTATTTCCGCAGGCCATAGACAAATCTGATGCAAACATTTTGCAGTCTCTCAAGTTTATCTAAAAGCTCTTCGTTAATATCAATGAGACAGATGTCTGCGTAATCCAATATTGGCATAAGCAATGTATGAACCAAtgcaattttagtttttattggaAGAAAATTACCGAAGAGACGAAGAGATCCACTTGCACGGAATAGTTTGCTACTGACTGCGTTGATGTGCGGTTTCCAGGAGAGTTGGTTGTCAAAAATAACACCTAAGTTTTTGACTGTTTGAACAAATGGGATTGGTAAGCCATTGAATGTGAGAGATGGAAGTTCCTGGATCTTAACTTTTGATAGGAGCTTAGCGCTTCCAATAATGATGGCTTGACTTTTGTTGGGGTTAACACAAATACCGAAGGACTTGCACCACTGTTCTAAAAGGAGCAAATCATCGTTAATGCGTTTTATCGCCTCCTTTAGATGGTCAATATCGGAATCGGTATAGATCTGCATATCATCGGCATATAGATGGTAAAGAGACGACAAGCGATTACTAATAGTATTAATGAACAGAGCAAATAGTAAAGGAGATAGTACACCTCCTTGTGGGACCCCCGCTAAGAGGTCATGCCATACGGAGTAATGGTTGTCACTACGAATACGCTGTCTTCGACCTTTAAGGTAGCCTTCAAACCATCTCAAGACGCTAGGAGCGGCGTTAATTGATTTTAATGAAGCAAGCAATAAGTCAAAATCAACCGTTCCAAAGGCATTGGTGAAGTCTAAAAGTGCGAGTATTGTAAGGCGACGGTTATCCATATTGGAGCGAATATCTtccaaaatattcaataatgccGTGGTCGTGCTGTGACCTGAGCGAAAGCCTGACTGAAAAGGATTAAGGATGTTATTACTATTGAGGAAATTATTAAGCTGCAAATAGATTAGGCGCTCAAATACTTTAGAAAGAAAAGGCAGGATAGATATGGGGCGAAAGTCGGAAATAAGGGAAGGGTTCGATTTTTTCGGAATAAGTATGATGTCAGCATCTTTCCACGCAGTAGGAAAATTACCCGTACGGATAGAGTTGTTAAGGATCCAGGTGATGGGAAGGGACAGAATATCGGAAATTGGTGAGATCATTTTTCGGCTAATGCTGTCACAACCAGCAGCATCAGAGTCAATGGACATGATAGCTCGCTTGGTGTCTTCAACCGTGACTTCAGCAAATTCGAACAGAGGCACATTCTGGACAGGCGTGGATGACAATAAAGACAGAGTATGATTTTTGGTTGCAACATCAAAAGGAGTGGGTGAGGAAAAATGACTTATGGCGGCGTCAAGGTCAATGGTATTAGCTGGAGAGCTGACGCTACTCTTGCAGATACCCTGCGACCTTAAGAACCGCCATACACGTGCCGGGTCCTTTTCTTCCAAGACAGCCTTGTGGTAATAACGCCTTCGCGAGTCCCTACATGCCTTATTGCAACGGTTGCGTATGACTCGATAAGCTTCTTTGTTTGCTTCACTCGGGTCAAGTCTATATTTAAGTCTCGCCTTATTCCTTTTTAATTGCATTGTCTTAATTTCTTCAGTGAGCCAGGGGGCAGGACGATGGCGAATACGAATAGGCTGGATCGGAGCATGTGTGTCATATAATTTAGTTATTGCTGCGTTTAACATGGTAACTTGCTCATCAACAGACTGCTCTGATTGAATTGCAGACCAATTAATGAGTTGAGCATCATCACGCAGCTTAGGCAGGTCGACTTTCGAAAAATTGCGTTGCATCACGATTTTCGCCTTGCGCTTAGGTGGGCAAATGGATACAGAGACATACACTAAATCATGGTATGAGAATTCAGGAGCGCTACATTGACCATATTTTACAACTTCGCAAGATGATGATATCAAAATTAGATCAAGCAGCGAGGGTTCGCAGTTAGGGAAAAAGTGTGTGGCTGACAGAGGTAAAATTTGCAAATTAGCAGCAGTTGCAATGGACCTAAGCCGTGCGGAGCGCCAATCATCTTTTATTAGACACGTGTTAAAATCACCCATTATTAGGACTTTGTCGTAAACAGGTATAAGTTTGTCTGTAATGTTTTCAAAGTCAGCAAAGTAATTTACATGAAGAGAGGGGTTATAAAACACGCCAAGCAGGATTTTAGAATGACCGATAATAGCTTCAATTAATAGGTACTCAGCGCCGCCAACCAGTGACGAAGATGTTAGTATTACACTAAATTGTATATTCGACTGGAGATAGATGGCAACACCGCCACCACTTCTGCCTGAACGATCATGACGAACTAAGGTGTATCCTGGTAGAGAGTACGTCTCCGAATTATGACATGGCCTGAACCATGTTTCTGAAACTAGTATAGCATGAATATTTTGGTTAACGAAAGAAGAGACCAGTTCGTTATAGTGTCCTGGAATGCTTTGAGCATTAATGTGAGTcacattaaatttttttggaAGGTTAAAAAATGTCGAGGATAGTGTTTCGTTAAGGGAGGGAATACTATGAAAGCTGCCAATGCTAGTTTGGGACTCTGCCGTGCTCAGAGCTGATACAAAACTATCATTAAATTCATCATCAGTCTCTGCCATTGCAATAGAACAAACActgagtaaataataaaattacttaattaataataaaactaataaactaaacaaaaaaaaaaaaagtaattatatcTAATCTAAAATTTGCGATGATAACCTACACATTACCACCACCgacaacattaaaataataaattagggtTGAATGAAATCAAAACTAAATTAGGAAGCAACGTATAACAAACACCACAGCATAAATGCCATGCTTAAATCAACACAAATTAACAtaaaatgcataaaatattataaaatatgactcCAAAAAGCAGACTAtacaatgtaataaaatacaaaaaaaaaaaaaagaatgcaCTAATAATATCGACACAGAAAACTTACCTTTTTGTCTCGAAACTCAGTCATGAATAATGACTAAACTGTTGTGGCCAATGCCACCTAAGcagacaaaagaaaaaaaaactgtcagtGTCATAAGACATGTGTCACTGTCAAGTAAGTGTCTATTCTAATGTCGGTACTATCTGCgtaaaaaacaatgaaaaatataaataatttttgctgTGTACTTAAATAACGAATTAACAAATACCTTAATATAGTTATTACAAATTGTATGAATGTAAAACATGTCTGGATTTAAGATACAGACATGGAGaaagtaaatattaatagtAGACGAAAAACATGCCAAATTATCAAGTTACTTTTTCAGTTTTTTAGCTCGAGTGAGACTCGTTTTATCAAAAGGAAATTGATTCTTCAAAGTTGACGGCTCAGCAGAGCCAGAGTTTGGGATCTTGTCGAGTTCATTCAGGTTCTCTACTCGATGTCTGTTACCTTCATTGTCAAGGATGTATATAAATCCGTCACGAGTCCAAGTCTTAGTAATGCCGAAACGCTTTCTGGATTCAGTGAACACATCATGTCGAGTCTTCGTTAAATATTCAGACTGTGTAATACCAGAACCTTTTAGCTTTGTCTTAGAGAACCAGACCTGATCACGAACGGGCTTACTTGAAAATTTGATCAAGAGTGGCCTAGGTCTTTTGCCAGGCTGACCTAAGCGGTGACAATGCCTAATGCAGGAGGAATCAAAATTTGGTACCTTAAGCTTGCTGCTGATGAGATCAACGGCTCTGGCACATAAATCCTCTGACTTTTCCTCTGGAACTCCATGAAAGAGTAACATCTTACGACGTCTGTAAAGTTCTTGACGTTCCGCTTCCCTTCCGAGGTACAACACTTGCTGCTGAATGGTGCTAAGAGCCGAGAATATAAATGTTCTAAATGTGTTGAACTCTTCTGGCAAAGCTGAGGATATTTTTGAAGATTCTGAGGCCTTCTGCAGTTGTGTTTGAAATGAATCCATTGTTTTGTAGAAGGTATCAGATAGTGAATTCAGTGTTTCCTTGACAGATTCCATAATTTGAATGGATTGCAGAAATTAATAAAGGAATATAGTGTCGGTAGTGTGGTAATTAATGAGGTTAGTAGATAGTCAtaaaatatcaattatttataataaaaatcaaaattaacaGGGAAGAGCTTGTAATATGTGTTTACTGGTTGACACCTAccctcaaaaaaataaaatttgtgtaataagtataaacaaaacaaacttcAAGCTTTGTTAATAATTAGtgctgttttatattattattgtaaaagtaGATGACGATAGCAAAATATTTCTCAAATACGATCGATCacatcagtttttttttaaactacgtACCTACATGTCCatcctttagcccggccgcacattatccgaaatttctgatcagaaaaattcggaagCTCGCCGgcacgcactctgttcatacattttttgtagacc
Above is a genomic segment from Aricia agestis chromosome 18, ilAriAges1.1, whole genome shotgun sequence containing:
- the LOC121736182 gene encoding uncharacterized protein LOC121736182; translated protein: MESVKETLNSLSDTFYKTMDSFQTQLQKASESSKISSALPEEFNTFRTFIFSALSTIQQQVLYLGREAERQELYRRRKMLLFHGVPEEKSEDLCARAVDLISSKLKVPNFDSSCIRHCHRLGQPGKRPRPLLIKFSSKPVRDQVWFSKTKLKGSGITQSEYLTKTRHDVFTESRKRFGITKTWTRDGFIYILDNEGNRHRVENLNELDKIPNSGSAEPSTLKNQFPFDKTSLTRAKKLKK